TGTATTCTTTTGGCAATAGAATTTGGTCCAAATAACCCAATTGCACAATTTTGTAATTTAAGTCCAGCATCTTTAACCGCTGCTAGAACAGCATCTTGCAATTCCTCATACTTGAGAATTTCATCATCTACAACAGTACCCTCGCTAAGAGGGGCCATGCCAAATTTGACCAGTCGATATTTTTTATCACCAGTTTTTTGAAGATGGGCAACTTTAATACATGAAGCCCCAATGTTAAGCCCAAAGAGATCCCCTCCTCCCATACTTAGTTGGCCTAAAAATTTTCGTTTTATTAGTTTACCAATACCATCTAGTTTCAAATCTTATCTCATATGTTTAAACTATAACGTCCCAGTAAAATTATACATTTAGACGCATCTCGCAAGCAAGTAATTTGACTCTATATATAAATTGAAGTTCCTATTTCTTTAAATAAAGACCAATTTTTTTAATTGTCCGATAAAGGGAGTATACAATTGCAAAAAAGCAATCACTAGAATTGAAGGGCCAAATGGTATCTCTGTATCTCTACCTGCCTTACCCAAGGCCATAAGCGTAAGCCCTACAATTGATCCTAAAAAACAACTTAAAAAAATGTGCTCTAAAATACCAAAAGGACCCATCATTACACCTAATGCAGCATAAAGTTTTATGTCTCCACCACCAAGTCCCTCAACTTTTCTAACTAAATAAAAAATCCACGCTATTCCTAGAGGAAATAAAAAACCAACTGCAAGTCCAAGTCCACTATAAGTCCAGGATAAACCTTCAAAATAGAGGGCCTTAAATGCAAAAAGTATAAGTAAAGCAAGATTAAGAGAATCGGGAAGTATGTGATGTCGTATATCAATTAAAAAATGACATACAAAAATATAGAGAATAAAAACCGAGGTCATATAATTTAATAATTCATGTAGGTTTAATCTAACAGGAAAATAAATGACGGCCATCGCTCCAAATAAAATTTCAATTAATGGATATTGCCATGAAATTTTCATATTACAATTTGCACATCTCCCCTTAAGAAATAAAAAACTAAATATTGGAATATTTTGATACCATTTGATTTTTGTTTTACAGCTTGGACAATGAGAAGGTAGAAAAACAACATCTTCTTCTTTCGGAAGTCTCAAAATTAAAACATTCGCAAAGCTCCCAAAAAGGGAGCCAAAGAAAAACGAAGATATTAAAAATAAACTATTCAATTTCTGCCTTATTAAACACCACAATAGACAATACGAGACTAACAATTAAATAGAGCATCGTATAGACTATTCCTTTAGTGAAATAGCTGAAATCAATTCCCTGCCCATAAATGATATTAATTTTAATATTAAGATTTGAAAGATTAGGTGTAAAAAGTTTAATTCCCTTTAACAAATACTTAAGCGGTCCTAAGGTTAACAGTAGTCGCTCATTTGATAGATATTCAATTGAATTTCCAAAAAGAAATACACTCAGACCTACAAAAAAAGAAATATAAATATTTGAAAGCACTGAAGCAAGGATACAAACACTTAAAAGGATGGCCGATTCACAAAGAGTAAACATAAAAGCATAAAAATAGTCCAAAATGAAACTTTGTTCAAAAATTAAAAAAATTAGAAAATTTATCACACACAGACACAGTACATTTAAACCATTGAGAAGCATCACGCCCAACCATTTCCCAATAATGTACTGCCCTCTTGAAATATCTTTTGAGAGAACAACATAAATTGACTTAGATCCTTTTTCCCCATTGATGGCATAAGCCCCAAGAAAAATGGCAGCAAAACAAGAACTTAAAGAAGCAAGACCTAGAGCTATATCTAATGTTATCTTTGCTGGATCTCCATAAGAAAACTGAAAAGCGACAATACTTACAGGAATCAAAAGGGCCACAGAAACAATGATATATATAAAAACTTTTTCCCTAAAAAGAGAACGAAAAGTAACTACACCGATATCGAAAATTTTGTTCATTTTTTAACTCTTAAGTTGAGAATTATCTGTTCAAGATCTATGAGATGAGGTCTGAGTTGATTAAGTTCAATATTGTTATTTTGCATGTATTGCAGTATTTCATGTTTTTGCGTATTTTTGTATTTTACTTCTTCTCCTTTAATTTCTAAAGGAGCATATTCCTTTGTGACCATTGTATCAGCTTTAAGCCAAAATTCATCAGTCACATAACTTTTTTGTAATTGCTTAATACTTCCATCATAAACCTTCTCACTTGAGTTTATGATCAGTATATTTTGGCATATTTCTTCAACATCAGTAACAATATGCGAACTAAAAAAAACTGTAGATCCTGAATCGTTTAGATCTTTTATTTTATTTTTAAGTAATCTTCTCGAAAGCGGATCAAGTCCTGAAAGTGGTTCGTCCAGTATTAAGAGTTTAGGATGATTTACATAAGAGCTTAAAAATCCTACTTTTTGAACCATCCCTTTTGACATTTCTTTGATTTTTATATTTAAATCGAAATCTACTCCAAGTACAGTTATCTCCCTTTTTATAAATTCTTTTATTTCATGTTTTTGTAATCCATTAAGTGTTCCCATAAAACATATAAATTCATTTCCACTCATTTCAGGATAAAAGATAGGTCGCTCAGGCAAATACCCGACTTTTTTCATATCCTTATTTGGAATCCAAGAAACTTTACCTTTGTCAGCTTTTAAAAATCCAAAGAGAATTTTAATAAGAGTTGTCTTTCCTTGCCCGTTTAAACCTAAAAATCCTGTAATTTTTCCTTCTTCTAATCTGAAAGACAAATCAGTATATACCTGATGAGAAGACTTTAATAAATCACTCTTAAATTTTTTGGCAATATTTTGAACTTCAAATATCATAAGAGTATTGTATATTAAAATAACTATATATCAAAAATGAAATACTATAAGTCGCTCTACATATTACTTCCCATCCTCTTTATAGTCATTAATTTGTCTTTTGCTAGGTATTGGCAAAAAGCAATTCCCGAGGTTACTTCTCAAGATGTACAAATCAATATAGATAGCTCTATCTATAAAATTTCAGGATTTGGAAATCAAAAACTCATAAGCTCATTTATGTGGCTACTTACTCTTATTGACTCTGATTCTGAACACTATAAAAAAAGAGATCTCAATTCTTGGATTTTTTTACGTATTAAAAATATTATCGAACTTGACCCAACTTTCTATACTGCATACAAAATTGGGGCACAATATCTTTCAATCGTTAAAGATGATATTTTCGGAGCAAAATATCTGATTGATAAGGGGTTGGTTCATTTTTCCAATCGCGCAGACTTTATGTATATTGCCGTTTTTCACTATTTTAATGAATTAAAAAACAGAAATCTTGCCTTAAGACTTGCTAAGGAATGTTTAAAAAGCTGCGAACAAAAATATCAATTTTATTTCCAAAAAATAATTGAGAAACTTTCCTTAAAAAAAGATGATCTACAAACAAGCTATGAAATTCTACTCGGTCAATACGACTCATTAAATAAAAATGATCCCGTTCAATTAAAAATTTATACTAAACTCTATGCTTTAAAAGCAGAAAAAGACCTAGGGTGTTTGAATAACAAGACAAACAAAAAGTTAAAATGCAGTACTAAGGATTTTGATAATAGGCCCTATGAATTTAATAATGGATATTATAGGGCCGAAAAAAAATGGAAACTTTTTTCTAATTAAAATTACTTACCAACTGGACATGTAGCAGAGTCAACGGTCATCACCTTAAAGTTGGTCATACCCATATAACAATTACCCTGACCTGAAATATTTCCAATTGTACCAATTGTATATGTGTTCGATGATGCATCAACTCCTGATAGTGAATCAATTGAACCAGAAGCAGGTACTGCTGCGACAGCTCTACCAGGAATACCTGAATCCAATGTACTACTTAATCTTGTCATAAAATATCTACTACCGCTATTTGCTGGATCAAAGGCATCTAAAGACAATTGAGTTAATGTTGCCGTATTTAGTACATCATATCCTTCATCCACTAAAAACGATTCAGCGGCCATGTAAAATGATGAGAGAGCAACTCTACCCTCCGCTTGTCTTGCCTTTGCTTGTTGCTTATTAAATGCCGGCAAGGCAACTGATGCTAAAATTCCTATAATTGCGACAACAACCATTAGTTCAACAAGAGTAAAACCTCTTGATTCTAATGATTTTTTTATTTTCTTCATTTCTGCACTCCTTAAGTTTTTTCTTATATTCATTTTGCCATAAATTAGTAGGTTGATGGCCCTTTTAATGCGTAAATCTATTATAATACCATTTTTTCAATATATTCAAGATGTTATAAATATTCCCTTTTCAAATAAATCACATATGACCTAGCCAATAAATTGTGCTATTTCATATTTAACAAAAAATCCAGGCATTATACGCCTGCACCTCCGGCCATATCAAACATTGGAAGGTACATGGCCAGTAGAATGATTGCCACAAAACCACCTAAAAAAACAATAATAAAAGGTTCTATAAGTTTAGTCATATTGCTTACAAGGGAATTGACTTCCTCTTCAAAAACTTTGGCCACTTTTATAAGCATTTCATCAAGATTTCCTGTCTGCTCACCAATTCTTATCATTTGAGAAACCATGTCAGGAAAATATTTTATCCTTGATAATGGCTGGGCCAATGTTTTTCCCTCAACAACTTGTTTCTTGACCTTCAAAATATCTTTTTGAACAATTACATTATCTATAATATCAATTGTAATATCTAATGAATCAATTATAGAAACTCCAGAAGTGAGCATAATTGATAGTGTATTTGTAAATGCCTTTAAATTGGCCTTAATGACAACGTCTCCAAAAACAGGTAAATTCATAAAAACTTGATCTTTAATTTTTTTGCCTTTTGGAGTTTTTACAATCGAACTAATAAATACCCCTCCTCCAATGGCTCCAATAAGTAAAACCCAACTCCAGTTTTGGAAAAATTTTGAAATATCTATCACAAACTGGGTAATTGCTGGAACTTCTCCACCTGAATCTTTAACCATATCCATCATTTTGGGAACAACAAAAACCATCATCCCGTAAACAACACAACATCCAATAATCAAAACAATAATAGGATAAGTCATCGCACTTTTAATCTGCTTTTTTGTTCTTTCATGGTTTTCAAGATGCTCAGCAAGCTTAGCAAGTATTCCATCAAGAACACCTCCAGTTTCACCGGCCTTGATTAAGTTACAATATAACTTATCAAAACCCCTTTGCTTACTCATTGCCTCTGCAAGAGTCTTTCCCTCTTCAACATCTGTTGCAATAGATTTAATAGAACGCCTTAAAACAGGTTGCTTAGTTTGTTTATATAAAATTTCAAGAGACTGTAAAATGGGAACACCTGCGTTTACCATGATTGATAATTGTTTTGTAAATAAAGTTAAATCTCCTGCAGAAAAAGGTCTGGAAAAACCCTTTTCAACCATCATATCATTTATATCAACTTCAAAAATAGAAGGTGAACTAATTTTTCTAGGTCTAATACCTCTAATTCTCAATTTTTTCCTGGCATCTTTTACATTAATTGCATCAATTGAGCCCTTGAGCTTTTTACCTGTTTCATCAATTCCTTCCCATTTCCAATTGGCCATTTATTATCTCTTCTTTGCAAGACCTAACATGTTTGCAAGTTCTTCCTGATTATTAGAATACCCCATTGCTGTATCGACATCAATTACTCCGGTATCCAATAGTTTCTTTAAAGATTGGTTCATTGTAAACATACCCGTCTGTTCTTGTCCGACTTGCATTTGTGAGTAAATTTGATGGATTTTATCTTCTCTAACCAGGTTTCGGATCGCAGGAGTAGGAACCATCACTTCCATGGCCAGAGCTCGACCCGGAGTGAAACTTTTTGGGATCAGCTGTTGAGCAACTATTCCCTGCAAAACAAATGAAAGTAGAGTTCTGATTTGACCCTGATGTTCAGCAGGAAATACGTTTACGATCCTATTTACAGTTTGTACGGTTGAGTTTGTGTGCAATGTTCCAAACACAAGGTGCCCTGTCTCAGCTATTGTAAGGGCCGCTTCAATTGTCTCTGCATCCCGCAACTCTCCGATAAGTACGATATCTGGATCTTGTCTTAAAAGTGATTTAATCCCTCGTTTGAAACTGACAGTATCAGAACCAACTTCTCTTTGTGTAACAATGGAATTTTTGTGTGTATGAACAAATTCAATCGGATCTTCTAGAGTCACAATATGACTATGATGTATTAAATTGAGCATATCAACGAGAGCTGCCAGGGTTGTTGACTTACCTGAACCTGTAGGACCTGTCACCAGGACTAGTCCTGAAGCAACGTCACACATGGTGGTCAAAACTTTAGGTAAGTTTAGGGCTTCAAAATCTGGAATAATACTCGGAATCTGTCTAAATACTCCAGAAACATTGCCTCTAGAGATGAAAACATTCGCTCTAAAACGGGCCAGACCTTTGATACCAAAAGAGAAGTCTAATTCTGACTCTTCATCAAGCTCTTTTCGTTGATCCGGTGTTAAAACCTGGAAAATAAGTCTCTTTGTATCTTCAGGAACTAAAGAGTTTAATTTCACTTTTACTATGTCACCGTTAATTCTCATCGCAGGTGGTGCTCCAACACTGAGGTGTAAATCAGAAGCACCGTTTTCAACCATAACTTTGAAAAGTTGCTGTATCTGAATATCTTCTCCAATACCCTGATATCGCCCCATAGTATTTTTGGTTGTATGACTTAATCTAGTCCCTTGTTTTGTCGTATCGTCTAACTGTGGCAATGTCGGTGTCGTCACAGATGTTAGGGCCTCATCTTTCTCTTTTTTTTCTGCCGCCATATTTTCCTCTCTATTTATCAGAAGCAGAATTAATCAATGCTTCTTCTAATGTTGTCATACCCTGAGCAACTTTTGTTAAGGCAGACATCCTTAGTGATTTCATGCCTTCAGCAATCGCAGCTCTTTTAATATGATCAGCACTTTTATTTTGTAATATTAAATCTCTTATGAGTTGGGTAACTTTAAGGACTTCATATATCCCCACACGCCCCTTATAGCCAGTATTGCTACACCGCTCACAACCCTTACCCTTGTAGACAACTATTTTTTGAGCAGTATTCTCACCAAAACCTACTGCAATAAGTTTTTCTTTTGTTACATTTTTATCAACTTCTTTGCAATGAATACAAATTTTTCGAAGTAGTCTTTGAGCAACGACGACATTGAGAGACCCTGTTACTAAAAATGGCTCAACACCCATATTAAGCAACCTTACAATTGTTGAAGCAGCATCATTTGTGTGAAGAGTTGACAATACGAGATGTCCTGTTAATGCTGCCTCAACTGCAATTTCAGCAGTTTCATAATCTCTAATCTCCCCCACCATTATAATGTCCGGATCTTGACGTAGAAATGCTCTAAGAGCTGTAGAAAAATCAAAACCTATATCAGGTTTAACGTTAACCTGATTTATTCCTTCAAGGTTAAATTCAACTGGATCTTCCGCTGTTGAAATATTAGACGTTATCTTATTAAGTTCCGTAATTGCTGAATATAATGTTGTCGTTTTACCAGAACCTGTTGGGCCAGTAACTAGACACATCCCAAATGGTCTATAAATGCCATCCATCAAGACTTCTAATTGTTTGTTCTCAAGACCAAGTTTTTTCATATCGAGTTCAAGATTTGAATTATCTAATAATCGAAGAACCATTTTTTCACCAAAAAGGGTTGGCAAAGATGATACCCTGTAATCAATTGGTGATTCAGCAATTCTAAGCTTAATACGCCCATCCTGTGGTTTTCTTTTTTCTGAAATATCCATTTGGGCCATAATCTTAAGTCTTGAAATAATCGGAAGCATCAAACTCCGATTCGGTCTTTCTATTTCAACAAGCTTTCCATCAATTCTAAATCGCACTCTAAATATTTTTTCATAAGGCTCAATATGTATATCAGAAGCACCTTTTAAATAGGCGCTCGCTAGAATTCTATTCACATAATAAATGATGTCATCACCAATATCTTCTATCTGTACATCTGTTTGAGTGACATGATCAGTGGAAACTTCTTCAATTGAATTGAGAATTTCTTCAACACTCTCTTCAATTGAATCAAACAAACGCATCCAATCGCCAATACTTGCGATGACAAAATTCACTCCGTGTTGAACAACTTTTATAACGTCACCTTTAATATTGATAATACTTGGATCAAAAATGGCCATCGTTGTAACGTTTGCATCCCTTGCAATTGGAATACATCTGAATTTGACAATATCTTTTCGCCTCATTAGTTTTAATTTATCTGAGCGAATTTTAAGTTTATTTAACTCTATGAATTTCAACCCATAGTGCTCTGCAACTACTTTTGCAAATTTAATATCATCAAAAAAACCAAGTTCAAGAAGTTCGAATTCAGAAATTTCATTTTCTTTTGTATTTTGTAATAAAGGACGAATGTCTTTTAAGGGAACCATCCCTGTTTTGGATATGACTTCTGCAAATTCTTTTCTAAACATGAAACCCTCAACTATAAGAATATTATCGGTAAATATTGCTAGTTATTTAGAAAAAGAAGATAGAATACCAAACCTCTCAGATATTGATTTTTTTTATGAAGCACATCAAATAGCGAGTGGCCTAAGAGAAAACCGTTTTTACTTTAGAATTTTTAACTGATTCCCCAATAGACTAGTGCATGCTGGCCTTGTCTTTCTAAAAGTGACATGCCATCAGTATACTCAACTACAATACTCGGAATAGTTTGCAAGTGTGGTAGAAAATCATAGTTATAATCCCAAAAGTATGTTTCAGGTAAAAATTTTCCTTTATATTCGTACTCTCGAGCACAAGTGTTTATGACGAGAGTTTTTTTGGATTCAAGTTCTAATC
The nucleotide sequence above comes from Halobacteriovoraceae bacterium. Encoded proteins:
- a CDS encoding prepilin peptidase, giving the protein MNSLFLISSFFFGSLFGSFANVLILRLPKEEDVVFLPSHCPSCKTKIKWYQNIPIFSFLFLKGRCANCNMKISWQYPLIEILFGAMAVIYFPVRLNLHELLNYMTSVFILYIFVCHFLIDIRHHILPDSLNLALLILFAFKALYFEGLSWTYSGLGLAVGFLFPLGIAWIFYLVRKVEGLGGGDIKLYAALGVMMGPFGILEHIFLSCFLGSIVGLTLMALGKAGRDTEIPFGPSILVIAFLQLYTPFIGQLKKLVFI
- a CDS encoding ABC transporter permease subunit; translation: MNKIFDIGVVTFRSLFREKVFIYIIVSVALLIPVSIVAFQFSYGDPAKITLDIALGLASLSSCFAAIFLGAYAINGEKGSKSIYVVLSKDISRGQYIIGKWLGVMLLNGLNVLCLCVINFLIFLIFEQSFILDYFYAFMFTLCESAILLSVCILASVLSNIYISFFVGLSVFLFGNSIEYLSNERLLLTLGPLKYLLKGIKLFTPNLSNLNIKINIIYGQGIDFSYFTKGIVYTMLYLIVSLVLSIVVFNKAEIE
- a CDS encoding ABC transporter ATP-binding protein encodes the protein MIFEVQNIAKKFKSDLLKSSHQVYTDLSFRLEEGKITGFLGLNGQGKTTLIKILFGFLKADKGKVSWIPNKDMKKVGYLPERPIFYPEMSGNEFICFMGTLNGLQKHEIKEFIKREITVLGVDFDLNIKIKEMSKGMVQKVGFLSSYVNHPKLLILDEPLSGLDPLSRRLLKNKIKDLNDSGSTVFFSSHIVTDVEEICQNILIINSSEKVYDGSIKQLQKSYVTDEFWLKADTMVTKEYAPLEIKGEEVKYKNTQKHEILQYMQNNNIELNQLRPHLIDLEQIILNLRVKK
- a CDS encoding prepilin-type N-terminal cleavage/methylation domain-containing protein; its protein translation is MKKIKKSLESRGFTLVELMVVVAIIGILASVALPAFNKQQAKARQAEGRVALSSFYMAAESFLVDEGYDVLNTATLTQLSLDAFDPANSGSRYFMTRLSSTLDSGIPGRAVAAVPASGSIDSLSGVDASSNTYTIGTIGNISGQGNCYMGMTNFKVMTVDSATCPVGK
- a CDS encoding type II secretion system F family protein yields the protein MANWKWEGIDETGKKLKGSIDAINVKDARKKLRIRGIRPRKISSPSIFEVDINDMMVEKGFSRPFSAGDLTLFTKQLSIMVNAGVPILQSLEILYKQTKQPVLRRSIKSIATDVEEGKTLAEAMSKQRGFDKLYCNLIKAGETGGVLDGILAKLAEHLENHERTKKQIKSAMTYPIIVLIIGCCVVYGMMVFVVPKMMDMVKDSGGEVPAITQFVIDISKFFQNWSWVLLIGAIGGGVFISSIVKTPKGKKIKDQVFMNLPVFGDVVIKANLKAFTNTLSIMLTSGVSIIDSLDITIDIIDNVIVQKDILKVKKQVVEGKTLAQPLSRIKYFPDMVSQMIRIGEQTGNLDEMLIKVAKVFEEEVNSLVSNMTKLIEPFIIVFLGGFVAIILLAMYLPMFDMAGGAGV
- a CDS encoding type IV pilus twitching motility protein PilT, with amino-acid sequence MGRYQGIGEDIQIQQLFKVMVENGASDLHLSVGAPPAMRINGDIVKVKLNSLVPEDTKRLIFQVLTPDQRKELDEESELDFSFGIKGLARFRANVFISRGNVSGVFRQIPSIIPDFEALNLPKVLTTMCDVASGLVLVTGPTGSGKSTTLAALVDMLNLIHHSHIVTLEDPIEFVHTHKNSIVTQREVGSDTVSFKRGIKSLLRQDPDIVLIGELRDAETIEAALTIAETGHLVFGTLHTNSTVQTVNRIVNVFPAEHQGQIRTLLSFVLQGIVAQQLIPKSFTPGRALAMEVMVPTPAIRNLVREDKIHQIYSQMQVGQEQTGMFTMNQSLKKLLDTGVIDVDTAMGYSNNQEELANMLGLAKKR
- the tadA gene encoding Flp pilus assembly complex ATPase component TadA — encoded protein: MFRKEFAEVISKTGMVPLKDIRPLLQNTKENEISEFELLELGFFDDIKFAKVVAEHYGLKFIELNKLKIRSDKLKLMRRKDIVKFRCIPIARDANVTTMAIFDPSIINIKGDVIKVVQHGVNFVIASIGDWMRLFDSIEESVEEILNSIEEVSTDHVTQTDVQIEDIGDDIIYYVNRILASAYLKGASDIHIEPYEKIFRVRFRIDGKLVEIERPNRSLMLPIISRLKIMAQMDISEKRKPQDGRIKLRIAESPIDYRVSSLPTLFGEKMVLRLLDNSNLELDMKKLGLENKQLEVLMDGIYRPFGMCLVTGPTGSGKTTTLYSAITELNKITSNISTAEDPVEFNLEGINQVNVKPDIGFDFSTALRAFLRQDPDIIMVGEIRDYETAEIAVEAALTGHLVLSTLHTNDAASTIVRLLNMGVEPFLVTGSLNVVVAQRLLRKICIHCKEVDKNVTKEKLIAVGFGENTAQKIVVYKGKGCERCSNTGYKGRVGIYEVLKVTQLIRDLILQNKSADHIKRAAIAEGMKSLRMSALTKVAQGMTTLEEALINSASDK